The Methanosphaera stadtmanae DSM 3091 genome includes a window with the following:
- a CDS encoding ribonuclease domain-containing protein, whose translation MISVITIVIIAILGSVFGVNILSDHDNNIISNNNTTNIHIVENGQYCTVDEVAAYIKEYHKLPSNYITKKEAQKLGWNGGPLKEYAPGKSIGGDVFTNRQKILPTSTSKYIECDIDANGTTRGSKRIVYSTENYKVYYTTDHYKTFNEI comes from the coding sequence ATGATATCAGTAATTACTATTGTTATTATTGCCATTCTAGGTAGTGTTTTTGGAGTAAATATCCTATCAGACCATGATAATAATATAATTAGTAACAATAATACAACCAATATACATATTGTTGAAAATGGACAATATTGTACTGTTGATGAAGTGGCAGCTTATATAAAAGAATATCATAAACTTCCAAGTAATTATATAACTAAAAAAGAAGCACAAAAACTTGGATGGAATGGTGGTCCATTAAAAGAATATGCACCTGGAAAAAGTATTGGTGGAGATGTTTTTACAAATAGGCAGAAAATACTTCCAACTAGTACATCAAAATATATAGAATGTGATATTGATGCAAATGGTACCACACGTGGTTCCAAAAGAATAGTATATTCTACTGAAAATTATAAAGTCTACTACACTACAGATCACTATAAAACATTTAATGAAATATAG